A genomic region of Rhipicephalus sanguineus isolate Rsan-2018 chromosome 1, BIME_Rsan_1.4, whole genome shotgun sequence contains the following coding sequences:
- the LOC119379213 gene encoding putative GTP-binding protein 6: MVILPNVSFISRRVCLITLHPCSRRQFSPALGSKLCAHRTNNSLITARNFTETDCIEFEKYVQSSSYVEQQPKFALLNLPRVGHDVLIVQPRIKKGRRLRTDTTTALQLAEAVALLETLPGWKAAGRLTLKTDNDMRKLIFKSGNLERIRDSVKEKSATAIFINFDILTGVQHAALQEFFRLPIYDRYTVVLNIFRNHARTKEAKLQIALAEIPYYRARIWHLHKGTGRNTFGTGQTYYERQQQQLQTREGALRRQLVELKGERSLLRKKRRQLEFPTVAVVGYTNAGKTALIKRLTDDDRLQPRDQLFATLDVTAHAGRLNMLKCVLYMDTVGFISDIPTTLVASFASTLEDVVLADVIVHVLDLSHPDRDAQRSNVLETLDKIGVPPKLLDSIIEVGNKVDLLSSALPENGRECIPISCIDGTGLAELRVVIEQRLIKNTGRSVARFRVPTGGSEYSWLYREGTFVSCIVDAHDSNYSIVDVVLSTAAKAKFKHLYGSMCAVD, encoded by the coding sequence ATGGTGATACTTCCTAATGTCTCATTTATTTCAAGACGCGTTTGTTTAATTACGCTGCATCCCTgttctcgccgccagttttctccAGCGCTTGGATCCAAGTTGTGTGCGCACCGAACAAATAACTCGCTAATTACCGCACGAAATTTTACCGAAACCGATTGCATAGAGTTCGAAAAATATGTGCAGAGCAGCTCCTATGTAGAGCAGCAGCCCAAGTTTGCCCTGCTCAACTTGCCACGTGTGGGTCATGATGTTCTTATAGTGCAGCCTCGAATTAAAAAGGGGCGCCGGTTGAGGACGGACACTACCACCGCTTTGCAGCTTGCTGAAGCGGTCGCCTTGTTGGAAACGTTACCGGGATGGAAAGCCGCGGGAAGGCTGACGCTTAAGACTGACAACGACATGAGGAAGCTAATATTCAAGTCGGGAAACCTGGAAAGAATTCGGGACAGCGTGAAGGAGAAGTCCGCCACTGCCATTTTCATCAATTTCGATATCCTTACAGGCGTCCAGCACGCAGCGCTTCAGGAGTTCTTTCGCCTGCCCATTTACGACAGGTACACTGTGGTGCTGAATATATTTCGCAACCATGCTCGCACGAAAGAAGCCAAGCTGCAGATCGCTCTTGCCGAGATACCGTACTACCGCGCCCGTATCTGGCATCTGCACAAGGGTACAGGCCGCAATACGTTTGGCACTGGCCAGACCTACTACgagcgacagcagcagcagctgcagacCCGCGAAGGGGCACTGCGCAGGCAACTGGTGGAACTGAAGGGAGAGCGTAGCCTGTTGCGTAAGAAGAGACGCCAGCTGGAGTTCCCGACTGTGGCCGTCGTTGGATACACGAACGCCGGAAAGACTGCGCTCATTAAACGACTCACGGACGACGATCGTCTGCAGCCGCGTGACCAGCTCTTTGCCACGCTTGACGTCACTGCGCATGCGGGTCGACTGAACATGCTGAAGTGTGTTCTCTACATGGACACTGTCGGCTTCATCTCGGACATACCAACGACTCTGGTGGCATCCTTCGCGTCCACACTCGAGGATGTCGTTCTCGCAGATGTCATCGTGCATGTACTCGACCTGAGCCACCCCGACCGCGATGCTCAGCGCAGTAACGTTCTCGAGACATTGGACAAAATAGGTGTGCCGCCTAAGCTTCTCGACAGCATTATTGAAGTGGGAAACAAGGTCGACTTATTGTCATCGGCGTTGCCTGAGAACGGACGGGAGTGTATACCTATTTCATGCATTGACGGCACAGGGCTCGCTGAACTGCGGGTCGTCATCGAGCAGAGGCTCATCAAAAACACTGGCCGGTCAGTGGCAAGGTTTCGGGTTCCCACAGGAGGTTCAGAGTACAGCTGGCTGTATAGGGAGGGCACTTTCGTTTCATGCATTGTGGATGCTCATGACAGCAATTATTCCATTGTAGACGTTGTACTTTCAACTGCTGCAAAGGCAAAGTTTAAACACCTTTATGGAAGTATGTGTGCAGTGGACTAA